In Bacteroidota bacterium, the DNA window TGATCAACTGCAAATTGTTCAGAACGGATTACAGCCATCGTTCGTGGAAGACAAGGATGAGAAGAAAAATGAAATTATCAAAACAGAACTGATGAAAAAAATTCAGTCACAGCCCGACAAAACTGTTTTCTCTGAATTGCTGATTTGGTTTTTTATACAAGAGAAAAATTTCAATGGAGCGTATGTGCAATCAAAAGCGCTTGACAAACGAAAGCACGAAGAAGGAGAGCGCTTGATGGCGCTCGGACAATTATGCGTTTCAAACGAAGATTATGAAACTGGCGCGAAATGTTTTCAGTATGTAATTGAGAAAGGAAAAGAGAATTACAATTATATCAACGCAAGGATGGAATTACTGAATGCGTTGTACAAAAAAGTCACTACTAAATTTAATTATACGCAAGTAGATTTGCAGGAACTTGAAAAAAATTTCAATTCCACTCTGGCTGAACTCGGAAAAAGTTCCGGCACTGCCATCCTGATAAAAAATCTTGCGCACTTGCAGGGATTCTTCATGGGCAAAACAAAAGAAGCAAGCGATTTGCTGAATGAAGCCATCAAACTCCCGGGCATCAATGAAACAACACAGGCGGAATGCAAACTCGAACTCGGAGATATTCTTTTGATGACGGGAGAAATTTGGGATGCATCTCTTTTGTATTCCCAGGTTGAATTTGATTTCAAGCACGAGCCGCTTGGCAACGAAGCAAAATTCCGCAATGCGAAACTTTCTTATTTCAACGGAGAATTCAAATGGGCGCAGGCGCAGTTGGATGTACTCAAAGGTTCCACGGAAAAATTAATTGCGAATGACGCTATGTTCCTCTCCCTCACCATCAGCGACAATTTAAAAGAAGAGGGCGATTCACTCGCTCTTAGTATGTTCTCACGCGCTGATTTATTTGTTTTCAGAAATCAATTTGATAAATCTTTGCTCACACTGGATTCTATATTGCAAAAATTCCAGAACACTTCTCTCTCGGATGATATTCTCTATAAAAAATATCAGATCAAAATAAAAGAAGGAAAGTTTACAGAAGCAGGAGACCAGTTGCAGAAAATTCTCGACAATTATTCTTTCGATATTCTTGGAGATGACGCTATGTTCAAACTTGCTGAACTCAATGAACTTTATCTGAACAACACCGAAAAAGCAAAACAACTTTACGAAGAACTTCTCACCAAATTCCCAGGCAGTTTATTTACTGTGGAAGCAAGGAAAAGATTCAGGATATTGAGAGGAGACAGTGTTAATTAGTTTCTTATAAAAATCTACCTTAATATTTTTTCTTTATGATAAATAATAAACAGTTTTTATTGGCCGTACTATTTCTCCTGATGGTTTTAAATTCTCATAGCCAAACCAAGCATATCAAGCATCTGTTTTATTTTTCATGGGGATATAATAAAGAATGGTATGCAGATAATAATATCCGCATCAACCAGCCATCTCTTCAAAACAAGTACACATTTGAGAAAGTAAAGGGAGTTGACAAACCGGGATGGAACACCGGGATATTTAATAAAGATTTAACCATCCCTCAATACAATTACCGACTTGGTTATCGCATCAATAAAAAATGGAGCGCAGAATTAAATTTCGACCACACAAAATATCAGGTGCCTGACCAAACACTTCATATCACCGGAACATACCATAGGTCAACCATTGATTCTTCTTTTGCACGCACAGGTGATAATCTCACTTATCAATTGAACAATGGCGCGAATTTCTTTTTATTCAACGCAGTGAGGCTGGTAAATCTTTTAAAAACCGACTCTTCAAAAATAAATATAAACCTACTGCTGAAAGGCGGAATTGGGTTTGTTTATCCTCATGTAGAAAATACAATCATGAGTCAGAAAAATAATTCAGGTTTTCAGTTTGGCGGCTTTGATGCTGGAACAGAAGCGGGAATACAAATTACTTTTTTTAAATATGTTTACTTAGAGTACACCAACAAAGTTGTTTTTTCCAGATACCGCAACCTTCAATTATATGAAGGCACTGCAAAGCAAAATCTCTCCTGTTATGAGATGATTTTTTCTTTGGGAGTTTGGTTTTAGCCTCCGTTATTATCTCCGCAATTTTCCCAACAAGAATTCATTCGAACAAAAACCTGAGTAATCTCAGCATAATATCCCATCACTTTTAAAAAAGAAAAAAAAATTCATATTTTACTTATTATATTAATGACATTTATCATAGTTTAATATGACGGTTAAAGGTTATTTTACAAAAATATTTCAAAAAAAACTTATCCTATATTGAGATTACTCCGATTTCCGAAAAGACAAATACAGATTACACCGATGAAAGGCATAAACATAATCGGTGTAATCTTTCTAAAATCTGTGTAATCATATTATATAATTCCAGTAGCAACAATTTTTCTTAACAAAAATAAATGAGTATGAGCACCACACAAAGTATTCCGGTTGCAAAGAAAAGTAAAGGCAGTGCCGTTACTGTAAACCAGCATGTCGTTGAAATTGTAAGCGACTCCGGAGAAGGGGCACAAAAAGCCGGACAAAGTTTCGGTTCTATTTCTGCCAAGATGGGAAATGGAGTTTGGACGGTAGAGATTATTCCTGCCGAAATTCAGCCACCCGCAAGGTCAAGAGCAGGCGCTTCTGGTATTCGCATCCGTGTGGGCTCGGAGAAGGTTACAAACATGGGCGACCATGCCAATATTGTTGTCGCTCTGAACGAGCAAGTACTTTACGGACGAATATCTCAGGATGCTTATACTGAAGGCACGGTGATTTTACTGGAGAACAAATGGGCAAACAGCGATATTGATTCCATAAGAAAAGAATACGCAACGGCTCTGGCTGATTTTAAGTCCAAAGGATATAAAGTCATCGGAATTCCGATGGAAGAAGAATGTATGAAATTTGTTTCCGATGCGCGGAAAGGAAAAAACATGTGGGTGCTTGGTATGCTTTGCCATATCTACAACCGTGATTTAACAAAAGCGGAAGAGCAAATCAGATATATCTTCAAGAAGAAAGCGGAAAAAGTTTTTGAAGCGAATGTGAACCTTTTAAAAGGCGGATACAATTGGGCAAAAGAAAATTTAGAGCTCAATTTTGAAATTCCTCCCTTAGAGAATGCCGGTGACCAGGTTGTGATGAACGGAAACGAAGCCATTGCATTGGGCACCTTGGCAGCCGGAATCGAAGTATGCGCAATGTATCCGATTACTCCAGCAACTTCTGCTTCTCACAAACTTGCCGAGTGCATTGAAAATGCCGGAGGAATTCTTCATCAAGCCGAAGATGAAATTGCTGCGATTGGTTTCGCCATTGGTTCTTCCTACGCAGGAAAAACGGCCATTACAATTACTTCCGGACCCGGTCTTGCTTTGAAAACAGAATTTATCGGATTGGCTGTGATGGCTGAAGTTCCCTTAGTAATCGTAAATGTACAAAGAGGTGGCCCCTCAACAGGTTTACCTACCAAAGTTGAACAGGGTGATTTGTTAGCTTCCTTATACGGAGAAGCCGGAGATGCTCCGAAAATAATTATTGCTCCCGCAACTATTGAAGAATGTTTTCAGTTTGTAATTCTGGCACGAAAACTTGCTGAGGCGTTTCGCACTCCGGTTATTATACTGACTGACGCAAATCTTGCTACCGGTGTTTCACCTTTCCCTCGCCCGAAAATAAATGCAGAATGGCTTGCGGCTCCCATTGACCAAAGCCGCTGGAAAAAAGAAATCGCTCCTTACAACTGGGATCCTGAAACCGGGATAAGTCCTCGGCCAATCCCCGGACAGAAAGACGGCATGTACCGATTGACCGGACTAGCGCATGACCATAACAGCAAAGTGGCTTACGATCCGGAAATAAATCAGAAATCAAGTGAAGCCAGAAGCAGAAAGATGGCTGCTGTGCTGCAAACATTGAAACCGCCCAAAGTGAATGGTGATGAGAGCGGAGATTTACTGGTTGTTGGATGGGGTTCTACAAAAGGCGCAATTGAAGAAGCCGTTGCCTCAGCCAGAAAATCGGGACTTAAAGTAAGCAGTTTGCATATACATTTCTTAAGTCCGCTTGAGCCGGGATTAGAGGAAATATTTAAAAAATTTAAAAAGATAAAAACGGTTGAACTGAATTACAGCGATAAGATTGGCGATCCGCTTATCACCAAAAAGAGCAGACGATACGCTCAGTTAGCTTGGCTTCTCAGAGCACAAACACTTGTGGATGTGGATTGTTACAGCAACGTTTTCGGACAGCCAATTAATCCAAGCAAAGTACTGGACATGATAAAAGAAGAATTGAAAGCAAAATAAGTGTCAATGTTAGTATTACGGAGATATACAACACCAACTTTGCTTTCTGCAACACTATTTCATAGCCATGAAGTAGTGTTGCAGAAGCGAATTTTGGATAAAAT includes these proteins:
- a CDS encoding tetratricopeptide repeat protein → MKKIRNIICIFLASWLLALGSAFAQPQTTDEKLAFQYLQNKEFDKAIVYYEKFFSKKEGITYYNPFLLCLVKLQQYDKAEKMIKKVIKQYPKNPTYIVDLGTLYKEKKETDKGNSQYEKAIRQLNPDQQQITALANAFIQLQEWDFAISTYKEGRRLLRGFYPFSAEIADVYSKKGDIEGMVNEYLSLLDYGDDQLQIVQNGLQPSFVEDKDEKKNEIIKTELMKKIQSQPDKTVFSELLIWFFIQEKNFNGAYVQSKALDKRKHEEGERLMALGQLCVSNEDYETGAKCFQYVIEKGKENYNYINARMELLNALYKKVTTKFNYTQVDLQELEKNFNSTLAELGKSSGTAILIKNLAHLQGFFMGKTKEASDLLNEAIKLPGINETTQAECKLELGDILLMTGEIWDASLLYSQVEFDFKHEPLGNEAKFRNAKLSYFNGEFKWAQAQLDVLKGSTEKLIANDAMFLSLTISDNLKEEGDSLALSMFSRADLFVFRNQFDKSLLTLDSILQKFQNTSLSDDILYKKYQIKIKEGKFTEAGDQLQKILDNYSFDILGDDAMFKLAELNELYLNNTEKAKQLYEELLTKFPGSLFTVEARKRFRILRGDSVN
- a CDS encoding 2-oxoacid:acceptor oxidoreductase subunit alpha, encoding MSTTQSIPVAKKSKGSAVTVNQHVVEIVSDSGEGAQKAGQSFGSISAKMGNGVWTVEIIPAEIQPPARSRAGASGIRIRVGSEKVTNMGDHANIVVALNEQVLYGRISQDAYTEGTVILLENKWANSDIDSIRKEYATALADFKSKGYKVIGIPMEEECMKFVSDARKGKNMWVLGMLCHIYNRDLTKAEEQIRYIFKKKAEKVFEANVNLLKGGYNWAKENLELNFEIPPLENAGDQVVMNGNEAIALGTLAAGIEVCAMYPITPATSASHKLAECIENAGGILHQAEDEIAAIGFAIGSSYAGKTAITITSGPGLALKTEFIGLAVMAEVPLVIVNVQRGGPSTGLPTKVEQGDLLASLYGEAGDAPKIIIAPATIEECFQFVILARKLAEAFRTPVIILTDANLATGVSPFPRPKINAEWLAAPIDQSRWKKEIAPYNWDPETGISPRPIPGQKDGMYRLTGLAHDHNSKVAYDPEINQKSSEARSRKMAAVLQTLKPPKVNGDESGDLLVVGWGSTKGAIEEAVASARKSGLKVSSLHIHFLSPLEPGLEEIFKKFKKIKTVELNYSDKIGDPLITKKSRRYAQLAWLLRAQTLVDVDCYSNVFGQPINPSKVLDMIKEELKAK